The DNA window AGATCTTCCAGGGTTCCCTGGTCCTCCCCGACCGCCGCCGCCAGGGCCTTGAGGCCCACCGGCCCGCCGCCATAGTGCTCGATCAGGGTGGTCAGCAATTTGCGGTCGAGGTCGTCGAAGCCGTAATCGTCGACCTCGAGCTGATGTAGGGCCTGCCGGGCGATCGGTTGATCGATCTCGCCTTCGGCCTTGACCTCGGCGAAGTCGCGCACCCGCCGCAGCAGGCGGTTGGCGATGCGCGGCGTGCCGCGGGAGCGGCGAGCGATCTCGGTCGCGCCGGGACCGTCGATCGGCACGCCGAGGATCGCCGCCGAGCGCTCGACGATGGTGGTGAGCTCCGCCGGGCGGTAGAAGTCGAGGCGGTGGACGATGCCGAAGCGGGCGCGCAACGGCGACGAGATCAGGCCGGCCCGGGTGGTGGCCCCGACCAGCGTGAAGCGCGGCAGGTCATGGCGCACGGTGCTCGCCGAGGGACCCTGTCCGAGGATCAGGTCGAGGGCGAAGTCCTCGAGGGCCGGGTAGAGGATCTCCTCGACGGTCGGACCGAGGCGG is part of the Acidobacteriota bacterium genome and encodes:
- the ruvB gene encoding Holliday junction branch migration DNA helicase RuvB translates to MDYEREILSAAAFPEDLRSEANLRPRELTEYIGQEKLVENLRIFIHAARGREEALDHVLLFGPPGLGKTTLAHIIAQEMGTAIRVTSGPVLEKAGDLAAVLINLEPGDVLFIDEIHRLGPTVEEILYPALEDFALDLILGQGPSASTVRHDLPRFTLVGATTRAGLISSPLRARFGIVHRLDFYRPAELTTIVERSAAILGVPIDGPGATEIARRSRGTPRIANRLLRRVRDFAEVKAEGEIDQPIARQALHQLEVDDYGFDDLDRKLLTTLIEHYGGGPVGLKALAAAVGEDQGTLEDLYEPYLIQEGFLQRTPRGRVATARAYEHLGFPPPAGSPMPLFD